In Streptomyces rapamycinicus NRRL 5491, the genomic stretch CCGGTGCCGTCGTCAAGCCGGATGAGCGGCTGTCGTGGCCGAGGACGGTGGGCCTCGGCGCGCAGCACGTCGTGGCCATGTTCGGGGCCAGCTTCGTCGCCCCGGTGCTGATGGGACTCGACCCCAATCTCGCGATCATGATGTCCGGGGTCGCGACCGTGCTCTTCCTGCTCGCGACCCGCGGCCGGATCCCCAGCTATCTGGGGTGCAGCCTGTCGTTCGTCGGCGTGGCCGCCGCGATCAGGGCGCAGGGCGGCGGCAGCGCCGCCGTCACCGGGGCGATCCTGGTGGTCGGCGGTGTGCTGCTGCTGAGCGGTCTGGCGGTACGGACGTTCGGCGCCCGGATCATCCACGCGGCGATGCCGCCGGTGGTGACCGGAGCGGTGGTCATGCTGATCGGGTTCAATCTGGCACCGGTGACCGCCGGTACGTACTGGCCCGCCGACCAGTGGACGGCGCTGCTGACGATGCTGCTCACCGGGGCGGCGGTGGTGTGCCTGCGGGGCTTCTGGTCGCGTATCGCGATCTTCCTGGGGCTGGTCTTCGGCTACGCGGTCTCCTGGGTCTTCGACCGCGTCTTCGGCAAGATCCACTCCATCGACGGCAGCGGACGGGTCACCGACCACTGGCGGCTGGATCTCTCCGGTGTGGCCAAGGCGGACTGGATCGGTCTGCCGTCCCTGCACGGGCCCACCTTCCACTGGTCGGCGGTGCTGGTGGCGCTGCCGGTGGTGATCGCGCTGATCGCCGAGAACGCCGGACATGTGAAGGCGGTCGGCGAGATGATCGGCGATCCGCTCGACGACCAGTTGGGCACGGCGATCGCCGCGGACGGCGCGGCGACCATGATCTCCACCTCGGTCGGCGGCCCGGCCAATACGACGTACTCCGAGAACATCGGGGTCATGGCCGCCACCCGGGTCTACTCCACCGCCGCGTACTGGGCCGCCGCGGGCTTCGCGCTGCTCTTCGGGCTGTGCCCGAAGTTCGGCGCCGTGGTGGCGGCGGTGCCGGGCGGGGTGCTGGGCGGGATCACCGTCATCCTCTACGGCATGATCGGGCTGCTCGGTGCGCAGATCTGGGTGCACAACAAGGTGGACCTGCGCAATCCGCTCAATCTGGTGCCGGTCGCGGCGGGCGTCATCATCGGCGTCGGCGGCGTCAGCCTGAAGATCGGCCACAACTTCGAGCTGGGCGGGATCGCGCTCGGCACGATCGTGGTGCTGCTCGGCTACCACGTACTGCGCGCCCTGGCCCCGGCACATCTGAAGCAGCAGGAGCCGCTGCTGGACGCGGGCACCAGCGGATACGACAACGAGCGGCCCGCGTAGGGGGCCGATGGGTCGTGACGCCTGCGGCGGGCTGTTCCCCTCCCCGCCCCTTCCCGCAACTGGGGCTCCGCCCCAGACCCCGCTCCTCAATTGCCGGAGGGGCTGGAAGGCAGGGGCGAAGCCCCTGAAGCGCCCGGTGAACGCCCCCGGGGCCTCATCCTCGCGGGGCGAGGTCCTGGAGGCCCACCACCCGCAGCAGTTCCAGCCGCTCGGCGGACTCGCTGCCGGGGCGGGCGGTATGGACGATCAGCCGCTGGGCGTGTTCCGAGCTCAGCAGGACCTCGCAGTCCAGCTCCATCGTCCCCACCACCGGATGGGTGAACCGCTTGACCGTGGAGTGCCGTACGGCCACCTCATGGGCCTCCCACAGCGCCGCGAACTCCGCGCTCACCGCCAGCAGTTCGGCAACGAGTCCGGCCGGTCCCGGGTCGTCGGGGCGGGCGGCGAGCACGGCCCGGAGGGTGGCCACATGCAGCCGGGCGTGCTCCTCGATCTCCTCGCTCGGGAAGATCCCGGGGGTGCCGGAGGCGTCGCGCCGGGTGAAGAAGGACCGGACGATATTGCGGTCGCCGGGTGGCCGCCCCATGATGTCGCCGACCAGCGCCGCCGCCATCGCGTTCTGCGCCAGCACCTCGCCCCAGTCGGTGATCACCTGGGCCGGGGTGTCGTACAGCCGGTCCAGCACCCTGAGCAGACCGGGCCGCACGTGCTCCGAGGTGCTGCGGTCGCGCGGCGGCTCCTCCCCCACCAGATGGAAGAGGTAGTCCCGCTCGTCGTCGGTGAGCCGCAGCGCCCGGGCCAGCGCGGTCAGCATCTGGCGGGACGGGCGCGGGCCGCGGGCCTGCTCCAGCCGGGTGTAGTAGTCCGGGGACATGCCCGCGAGCTGGGCCACCTCCTCCCGGCGCAGCCCCGGCGTACGGCGTCGGGGGCCGGGCGTCAGCCCCACCTCGGCGGGGCCGAGGCGGGCGCGGCAGCGGCGCAGGAAGTCGGCGAGTTCCGTTCGATGCACCCTCCCATCGTCGCCGTGCCCGCGTCCCGTATCCAGGGTCTGCGGATCCCTGGATGAGGAGGTCTCTCCCGGCCCCGCCCCGCCCGCCGCAGGCTGAGGCCGAGCGACGAGACGAAAGGCGGATGCTCATGCCCTTGATTCTGGTGACGGGTGCGACCGGCCAGGTGGGACGGCGGTTCACCAAGCGGCTGCTGGAGCGGGCCGCGGCCGGCACCGAGGTACGGGTCCTGGTGCGCGACGAGGAGCGCGGCGCCCCCTTCGCGGCCCAGGGCGCGCGCCTCACGGTCGGCGATCTGCGCGAGGAGAAGGATCTGCGGAGGGCCATGGAGGGCGCGCATGCGGTGGTCAACATCGCGGCGGCCTTCCGCGGGGTGCCGGACGAGGAGGCGTGGGCGGTCAACCGGGACGCGGCGGTCGCGCTCGGCCGGGCCGCGGTCGACGCCGGGACGAGCCGGTTCCTCCAGGTCAGCACCAATCTGGTGTACGGCGCACCGCGCGGGCGGCCGATCACGGAGGACGACGAGAGCAGGCCCGGCGGTCTGCTGTGGGGCGCGTACCCCGCCTCCAAGGCGGAGGCGGAGCGGGAGCTGCTGGCGCTGCACCGCGAGCACGGCCTCGATCTGCGGATCGGCAGCCTGGCCTTCGTCTACGGGGACGGCGATCCGCATCTGGCGAACGTCCTGCCGCACGCGGCGGCGTGGGCCGGGAACCAGCGGCTCGCCATGGTCCACCACGCGGACGTGACGCAGGCGCTGCTGCGGCTGCTGCGCGCGCCGGGCGGCACGGCCGGCGGCTCGGTGTCGGGCCGCAAGTACAACATCGTGGACGACGCCCCGGCGACCACGGTCGAGCTCTACCAGATCAACGGGGTGCCGCTGCCCGCGGGCATGGCCGAGCGGACCGACGAGGACCCCTGGTTCGGGATCACCTCCAACCTCAGGCTGCGCGACGAGCTGGGCTGGCGGCCGCTGTATCCGTCGATGTGGACGGCGCGCGACGCGGGCGCGCTGTGATACGGCGGTTGACGGGGCGTTAGGCCGTCCAGGGGAAGTGGCGGCGTACGGCGGGACCGCGCCCGTCCGGCCTGCCACCCTGGCGTCCATGACGATGCCCACACCCACGCCCGCGCGGCTCGCACCGCGCACCGTGCGAAGCGTCGTGGCGCGCATGAGCGCGCTCGGCGCGGCGCTGCCGCCCGGGGACGGGGTGGCGGTCTTCAACGGGGTGTATCTGTCGGTCACCGAGGAGGTCGGCCGACGGCTCGCGGACGGGTACTTCCACGACCGGTCCGCCACCGAGGAGCTGGACGTGCGGTTCGCCGAGCGCTATCTGGCGGCGGTCGACGCGGTGACCACCGGCGGCCGGCCGCCCGCCTGCTGGCGGCCGCTGTTCCAGCTGCGGTGCCACCCGGGGGTCCGCCCGGTGCAGTTCGCGCTCGCCGGGATCAACGCCCATATCGGCCATGACCTGGCGCTCGCGCTGCTGGACACCTGCCGGGCCCGGGACCTCGAACCGGACGCCCTGGAGGGCGACTTCGACCGGATCGGCGCCCTGCTCACGGGGATGGAGGAGCGGATCAGGGAGGAGCTGATGCCCGGCCCCGACCTGCTGGACGTGGCCGATCCGCTCACCCATCTCGTGGGCTCCTGGAGCCTGGAGAAGGCGCGGGACGCCGCATGGGCGGCGTTCCGCGCGCTGTGGGGGCTGCGCGCGGTGCCGGAGCTGGCGGAGGAGTTCGCGGAGCGCGTCGACGCCACCGTGGGTCTGGTCGGGCGCTTTCTGCTCACCCCGCTGCCGTCCGCGTGCTGAAGCGGCCCCCGGGCCGCGTGCTGAACGGCCCCGGGCCGGGTGCTGAAGCGGCCCCCGTACCGGCTCAGTCCTCGGGGAGCTCGACGGGCGCGATCTCGTCGTACAGGTCGCCCGGCCCGGGGTTCTTCGGGTCGGTGGAGCCGCCGAACTGGTGCATGACGCCCCACACCGCGTTGAGCGCGGTCTGGATGGCGCCCTCGGCCCAGCCCGCCGTCCAGGAGATGTCGTCGCCCGCGAGGAAGACGCCGCGCTTGTCGGCGGGCAGCCGGTCCTGCATGAAGTGGGTGAACAGCCGGCGCTGGTAGCGGTAGTGGCCGGGCAGATTGGCCTTGAACGCGCCCATGAAGTACGGCTCGTTCTCCCAGGACACGGTGACCGGGCTGCCGATGATGTGCTTGCGGATGTCAACGTTCGGATAGATCTCCGAAAGCGACTTGAGCATGACCTCCATCCGCTCGTTCGCGGACAGCGGCAGCCACTTGAGGCTGTCGTCGCACCAGGTGTAGGAGAGGCAGATGACGGCGGGCCGGTCCGGGCCGTCGTCCAGCAGGTACGTGCCGCGGGTCATCCGGTCGGTGAGCGTCATGCTCATCGTGTCCCGCCCGGTGACCTCGTCCTTGTCCAGCCAGAACGGCCGGTCCACCGGCACGAAGAGCTTGCTGGACTCCATGTAGTGGGTGCGCTCGATCGCCGTCCAGTGGTCGATCGGGAAGAGCGAGTCGTCGCAGTCGATCTGGGAGAGCAGCATCCAGGACTGCGCGGTGAAGACCACCGCGCGGTACGAGCGGATGTCACCGCTCGCGTCCGTCACCACGACGCGGTCGCCCGCGGCCCGGTGCAGCCGGGTCACGGCCGGGCGGGGCGCACCCTCGTGCAGCGAGGCCAGCGAGGTGCCGTGCGGCCAGTGGACGGTCTTCTCGGGCTCGCGCTCCCACAGCCGCAGCGGAAGCTGCTGGCTGCCGCCGACGATGCCGCGGTGGTGGTCGTCGGCCTCGGTGTAGACGACGCGCAGGATCTCCAGGATGGAGTTGGGGAAGTCGGTGTCCCAGCCTCCGGTGCCGAAGCCGACCTGGCCGAAGATCTCGCGGTGGCGGAAGGAGGTGAAGGCCGAGGAGTCGCAGAGGAAGCCGTAGAAGGTCTGGTTGTCCAGCTTCTCGACCAGCCGCGCCCAGATCTCCCGGATCCGGGGCACGTCCCGCTCGCGGATGGCGCGGTTCATGTCGGAGAAGTCCGCGCCCTCCTCCAGACAGGCGTTCCAGGCGTCGGCCACCTCACGGTAGACCGGCGGCAGGTCGTCGATGGTACGGGCGTAGTGGGACTCGCCCTTGAGGTCGACGACGGTCGAGGGGGTCTCGGGGGCCAGCGGGTTGGGGAACGGCTGGGTCTTCAGGTCCACCAGGTCGATGTAGTGCTGGAGGGCGGTGGAGGACGGCGGGAAGCGCATCGCGCCCATCTCGGCGGTCAGCGCGTCGTCACAGCCGTCGAAGCCGACGGTGCGCAGCCGTCCGCCGATCCGGTCGGCCTCGTAGACCACGGGCCGCAGGCCCATCTTCATCAGCTCGTACGCGGCGACGAGACCGGAGAGTCCGCCGCCGACGACCGCGACCTCGGCGCCGTGCTCGGTCGCCGGTATCTGGCCCAGGCCCGCGGGGTGGGCGAGGTAGTCGTCGTAGGCGTAGGGGAAGTCCGGGCCGAACATGGTGATGGGCGGAAGGGCCTCGAGGGCCCGCGTCTCCTGCTCGTCATGGACGGCGGTGGGCACCGTGGACGTCATGGGGTACGGACTCCTTGCTGCTTGGTGCTCAAAGGGGTGGTTCGGGTGCGGCAGGGGCCGGACGGATCAGCTGA encodes the following:
- a CDS encoding DUF5995 family protein: MPTPTPARLAPRTVRSVVARMSALGAALPPGDGVAVFNGVYLSVTEEVGRRLADGYFHDRSATEELDVRFAERYLAAVDAVTTGGRPPACWRPLFQLRCHPGVRPVQFALAGINAHIGHDLALALLDTCRARDLEPDALEGDFDRIGALLTGMEERIREELMPGPDLLDVADPLTHLVGSWSLEKARDAAWAAFRALWGLRAVPELAEEFAERVDATVGLVGRFLLTPLPSAC
- a CDS encoding uracil-xanthine permease family protein, translated to MGLGVGWTLHGDGRTPAPGAVVKPDERLSWPRTVGLGAQHVVAMFGASFVAPVLMGLDPNLAIMMSGVATVLFLLATRGRIPSYLGCSLSFVGVAAAIRAQGGGSAAVTGAILVVGGVLLLSGLAVRTFGARIIHAAMPPVVTGAVVMLIGFNLAPVTAGTYWPADQWTALLTMLLTGAAVVCLRGFWSRIAIFLGLVFGYAVSWVFDRVFGKIHSIDGSGRVTDHWRLDLSGVAKADWIGLPSLHGPTFHWSAVLVALPVVIALIAENAGHVKAVGEMIGDPLDDQLGTAIAADGAATMISTSVGGPANTTYSENIGVMAATRVYSTAAYWAAAGFALLFGLCPKFGAVVAAVPGGVLGGITVILYGMIGLLGAQIWVHNKVDLRNPLNLVPVAAGVIIGVGGVSLKIGHNFELGGIALGTIVVLLGYHVLRALAPAHLKQQEPLLDAGTSGYDNERPA
- a CDS encoding NAD-dependent epimerase/dehydratase family protein, translated to MPLILVTGATGQVGRRFTKRLLERAAAGTEVRVLVRDEERGAPFAAQGARLTVGDLREEKDLRRAMEGAHAVVNIAAAFRGVPDEEAWAVNRDAAVALGRAAVDAGTSRFLQVSTNLVYGAPRGRPITEDDESRPGGLLWGAYPASKAEAERELLALHREHGLDLRIGSLAFVYGDGDPHLANVLPHAAAWAGNQRLAMVHHADVTQALLRLLRAPGGTAGGSVSGRKYNIVDDAPATTVELYQINGVPLPAGMAERTDEDPWFGITSNLRLRDELGWRPLYPSMWTARDAGAL
- a CDS encoding flavin monoamine oxidase family protein — translated: MTSTVPTAVHDEQETRALEALPPITMFGPDFPYAYDDYLAHPAGLGQIPATEHGAEVAVVGGGLSGLVAAYELMKMGLRPVVYEADRIGGRLRTVGFDGCDDALTAEMGAMRFPPSSTALQHYIDLVDLKTQPFPNPLAPETPSTVVDLKGESHYARTIDDLPPVYREVADAWNACLEEGADFSDMNRAIRERDVPRIREIWARLVEKLDNQTFYGFLCDSSAFTSFRHREIFGQVGFGTGGWDTDFPNSILEILRVVYTEADDHHRGIVGGSQQLPLRLWEREPEKTVHWPHGTSLASLHEGAPRPAVTRLHRAAGDRVVVTDASGDIRSYRAVVFTAQSWMLLSQIDCDDSLFPIDHWTAIERTHYMESSKLFVPVDRPFWLDKDEVTGRDTMSMTLTDRMTRGTYLLDDGPDRPAVICLSYTWCDDSLKWLPLSANERMEVMLKSLSEIYPNVDIRKHIIGSPVTVSWENEPYFMGAFKANLPGHYRYQRRLFTHFMQDRLPADKRGVFLAGDDISWTAGWAEGAIQTALNAVWGVMHQFGGSTDPKNPGPGDLYDEIAPVELPED
- a CDS encoding helix-turn-helix transcriptional regulator, which gives rise to MHRTELADFLRRCRARLGPAEVGLTPGPRRRTPGLRREEVAQLAGMSPDYYTRLEQARGPRPSRQMLTALARALRLTDDERDYLFHLVGEEPPRDRSTSEHVRPGLLRVLDRLYDTPAQVITDWGEVLAQNAMAAALVGDIMGRPPGDRNIVRSFFTRRDASGTPGIFPSEEIEEHARLHVATLRAVLAARPDDPGPAGLVAELLAVSAEFAALWEAHEVAVRHSTVKRFTHPVVGTMELDCEVLLSSEHAQRLIVHTARPGSESAERLELLRVVGLQDLAPRG